The genomic window ATGGGTGTTCGAGGTGGACTTCGCCGTGCCCGTCTCGCCGCTCCTCGTCCTCGCCGCGGCGGTGACGGCGCTCGCGGGGGCGGTAGGGCTCTGGGCCAGCCGCGAGGTGTTCCGGCACACGCCGCTGGAGGCGCTGCGGGAGGAGTGAGGGTGCGCTTCCCTCGCTCACGCCGTGGAGAGGGGAAACACCCCGGCGCTTCGCGCGACGGGACGGGTCGTGCAGGGAGGGTCTATCGCTTTGCGGCAGGCTCTCGCGCGGGGCCCTCTCCCGCCGCCTGAGAGCGGCAACCCTCTCCCAGGTTTGGGAGAGGGTGGACTTTGCGGCTTCGCTGCGAGGAGCGGGAGCCTCGTAGGGGCGAGGCATGCCTCGACCGGCGGATGCCAGTACATGCTCGGCAGGCGGTCTCTTGCGCCGATGCCGCCTGTGCTCGGACTCGCATGCTCGCCCCTGCGATCCCCAGGAACCTGCGCGCGACGAAACCCGCGTGAGGGATGCGCGCCCGGAGGGCCGGGACGCCGCCGCGACACGGGGTTTCGTCGCGGCGGCGGCCCGGCGCGGTTGGGCACGGTCGTATCGTGCCCTACCGCGCGCGCAGCCCGGCCCGGAGCGCAGCGGAGGGACACGCCCGAACGAGCAGTTCGCAGTTCGCGGCTCACTTCAACCGCGGTCGTCGGGGAGCGGGGCGCCGAGGTAGCCGCAGAACATGCGGGCCAGCTCCGCGGCCAGGCGCTCGTCTGCGATCTCGCCCATGACGGGGCGCATGTGGGGGAAGAGCACGGCCTCGCGGGCGGCGGAGTGGCAGGCGGAGAAGCCCACGCGCAGCGCCAGCTCGGGGTCGGGGTGGCGCACCTCGGCCAGGCGCGCGCGCAGCAGGCGCCGGAAGGGCTCGTGCACCACCTCGACGAAGCGGTCGTAGGCGTCGGCGCCGGGGGCGCCGCCCGGGTCGGCGCGGCTGCGCTGCACCAGCTCGCGGATCACCGCGAAGTGGCGGCGCGCGCCGCCGATCACCAGCCGGAAGTAGGCCTCGGCCACGGGCGCGATCCCCCGCCCGCGCCAGCGCCCGGGCGCCAGCACGCGGGCCGCCTCGGCGGCGGTCTCGGCCACGTAGCCCTCGTAGGAGAGGTGCAGCAGCGCGTCGTGCTTGCTGGCGAAGCGGGCGTAGAAGCCGCCCACCGAGACGCCGGCGCGCTCGGCCACGTCGGCCACCGACAGGCGCTCGAAGGGGCGCGCGCGCAGCAGCTCGGCGAGCGCGCGGAGGATGCGCGCCTCGGTCTCGCGGCTGCGGTCCTGCTGCGGCCGGCGGGCGGCGGATACGGGAACGGGGGCGGTGAGGGCGGCGTCCATCGCGGCGAAAGGCGTCGGGGGTCCGGGGGATGCGAATCCGGTTCGCATCCTGCGGCGCGCGGCGGGGGACGTCCAGCGGGGTGGGACGGGGCGTGGCGGGGAGGGGCGAGGCGGGCTACTGCGCGGGATTGGATCCGCCGTCCAGGACGCGGCGGACCTCTTCGACCACGCGGCGCGGCTCCACCGGCTTGGCCAGGTAGCCGTCGCAGCCGGCCTCGGTGGCGCGGGCGCGGTCTTCGGGAAGGGCGTGGGCGGTGAGCGCGATCACGGGGATGCGCGCCGTCGCGGGGTCGGACTTGAGGGCCCGGGTGGCCTCCCACCCGTCGAGCTTGGGGATGGAGATGTCCATCAGCACCAGGTCGGGGCGGTCTTCGCGGGCGCGGCGGACGCCTTCCTCGCCGTCGTGCGCCTCCAGCACCGTGTAGCCGAAGTGCTCCAGCACGGTGCGGTAGACGATCCGGTTGTCTTCGTGGTCTTCGACCAGCAGGATCGTGCTCACGGCGGGGTGGGGTGGGGGTCCCTCGGAGGCCAGCCTGGCGGGGCGCCCGGCCCGATCTTGCTCCGGCGTTCTCAATCTGCTAGTCTGCGTTCGGCCTGTCAAATGCCGTTCGATCCGTCGAAGCGGCGAAACTCTTGCAGCGAGACCGGCCGGTGTTAGCCCAACCGACACCAGCAGTTGGAGTTGCGGTCCTGACTCCCGAGCCGAACGCAGCCCCGGTGCGCCGCAAGGCGGTGGAGCTGTCCGCCTTTTTCGAGCGCCTGCGCCAGCTCCTGGACGACCGGGGGATGTCGCAGGCGGACCTCGCGCGCGAGGTGGGGGTGGGCGTGGCCACGGTGAGCGAGTGGTTCACCCGCGGCCGCGTCCCCAACGGCGACGTGATGCTGCGCCTGCCGCACGCGCTCGCCGTGAACGGCCACTGGCTGCTGACCGGCGAGGGCCCGCGAGAGATGGACCGCAGGCGCGACGGCGACCCGTACCTGCAGGGCGCGCGCGACGCGATGGCCCTCCTCTCCCGCTCGCTGGAAGAGGCGGGGCGGCGCTTCGCGACGCCGCCCGGGGGCACGCCCCCCGACGCGCCGCCGGGGGCGCCGGTGGTAGAGATTCCCTGAAGTGATAGTCCTGAGTGCTTAGTCCTTAGTCCTGAGTGCCGAGTCCCAAGTGCTGAGTGCCGGGTCGTCGGATCGATAACTCGTGTGCAGTTCGGCACTTCGCACTCAGGACTCCGTACTTCGCACCGGGTCTTCCGACGCAGTCTTTCCCGTCCCGTGTCCCCGCGGCGCCCTCCGCGCGCGGGGGAGGTGAGAGGCGTGCCCAACACCCTGATCTCCGTAGACCTGCGCCGGCCGCCGGAGGAGCAGAACCCCAGGCCCCACAACCGCTGGCACCCCGAGATCCCCGCCGTGGCGGCGGTGGACCCCGGGACGGTGTTCCGCGTCGAGTGCCTGGACCTCACGGGCGGGCAGATCGTCAACAGCGACTCGGCCGACGACGTCCGCCGGATCGACCTGAGCCAGGTGCACTACCTCTCCGGGCCCGTGGCGGTGAACGGCGCCCGCCCGGGCGACCTGCTGGTTGTGGACATCCTGGACATGGGCCCCCTGCGCGGCGCGGAGTGGGGGTACACGGCGATCTTCGACAAGGAGACGGGGACGGGGCTGCTCACCGACGAGTTCCCCGACGCGCGCAAGGCCATCTGGGACCTGAACGGCGTCTACGCCAGCTCGCGCCACATCGAGGGGGTGCGCTTCGCCGGGCTGCCGCACCCGGGGGCGATCGGGTGCGCGCCCTCGGCGGAGCGGCTGGCGCGCTGGAACCGGCGCGAGCTGGCGATGCTCTCCATGCACGGCGGCACCTTCACCAGCGAGGCGGTGGTGCCGCGGGCCGAAGGGGCGCTGCTGGGCGGGCTCCCGGCGGGCGAGTACGCGCGGGTGGCGCGCGAGGCGGCGCGCACCTGGTCGGCGCGCGAGAACGGGGGGAACGTGGACGTGAAGGAGCTGGCGCGCGGCTCGCGGGCCTACCTGCCGGTCTACGTCCCCGGCGCGCACCTCTCGGTGGGCGACCTGCAGTTCTCGCAGGGCGACGGGAAGATCACGGGGCTGGGCGGGGTGAAGATGGCCGGCTGGATCGACCTGCACGTGGACCTGGTGCGCGGCGGGATGGAGCGCTACGGGATCGACAACCCGGTGTTCGAGCCGGGCCCGGTGGAGCGCGGCTACGGCGAGTACGTGACGTTCCAGGGGATCAGCGTGGACGAGAACGACACGCAGCACTACCTGGACGTGTGGGTGGCCTACCGCATGGCCTGCCGCCACGCCATCCGCCACCTGCAGATGTTCGGCTACTCGGGCGAGCAGGCGTACGTGCTGCTGGCGGCGGCGCCGGTGCAGGGGCGGATCTCCTGCATGCTGGAGCACCCGAACGTCTGCTGCACGCTGGCGATCCCCACCGCCATGTTCGGCTTCGAGATCGGCCCCGGCGCCGCGCAGGTCCGCAGCGAGCCGCGCGGCGAGCTGGCCCGGCCGTCGTAGGGGAGGCGCCCGGTCGCCGGGCGCCGCGAGCGCGGGGTGCGAGCGCCGGTCGCGAGCGCCTGAAGACGCTCGCTGGAACCACGGAAAGCCTCGCAAACCCCGCGAGGCTTCAACCGCATCCCACCTCGCGCCGGCGCTGGTCTCCGGCGGTCCGAGACCAGGCAGTCCACGCGTGCCGAGCCCGCCCTCGTGCCGAAGGAGCCCGCGCAGGCGGGCTTTTCGCCGTTGTTGCCGCGGGTTCACCCGCCCTTGCCCACCTTGCCCCACCGGCCGCGCCGCCAACTTTTCGGGGCGGGGCGGGATCTTGATGGGCGCAGGATTGTATTCGAGGCCCGGCCGGCGGCGCCGGCCGTGAACCCCCACGCGAGGTGAGGCTTCTGGCTACCGCGGAGAAGGAAATCGAGACGCTGCTGGGCGACGCGGCACAGCTGCGCGCGCAGGTGCAGCGCCGCATCGTCGGGCAGGAGGCGGTGCTGGAGGAGGTGCTGATCTGCCTCCTGGCCGGCGGGCACGCCCTGCTGGTGGGCGTGCCGGGGCTGGCGAAGACGCTGATGGTGCGCACGCTGGCCGAGGCGCTGGAGCTGGACTTCAAGCGCGTGCAGTTCACCCCCGACCTGATGCCCGGCGACATCACCGGCACCGAGGTGATCGAGGAGGACCGCACCACGGGGCGCCGCGCCGCGCGCTTCATCCGCGGCCCCGTCTTCACGCAGGTGCTGCTGGCCGACGAGATCAACCGCACGCCGCCCAAGACGCAGGCGGCGCTGCTGGAGGCCATGCAGGAGGGGCGCGTGACGGCGGGGGGCGAGGATCTCCTGCTGCCGCGTCCCTTCTTCGTGCTGGCCACGCAGAACCCGATCGAGCAGGAGGGCACCTACCCGCTCCCCGAGGCGCAGCTCGACCGCTTCATGTTCGACATCCGCCTGGAGTACCCGAGCGCCGAGGAGGAGGTGGAGATCCTGCGCTCGACCACGGGCGTGATCGACGCGCCGGTGGAGCGGGTGCTGGACGCGGAGCGCGTGCTGACCCTGCAGCGCTGGGTGCGCGAGGTGCCGGTGGCCGACAACGTCTTCCGCTACGCCGCGTCGATCGCCCGCGCCACGCGCCCGGGCGACCCGAGCGCCACGGACGACGTGCGGCGCTGGGTGCGCTGGGGCGCCGGCCCGCGCGCCGGCCAGGCGCTGATCCTGGGCGCCAAGGCGCGCGCGCTGCTGGCCGGCCGCTTCCACGCCACGCCGGACGACGTGCGCCGCGTCGCCCTGCCCGTGCTGCGGCACCGCGTGCTGGTCAACTTCCACGCGGAGGCCGAGGGGGTCGCCACCGACCAGGTGGTGGCGCGGCTGATGGACGCGGTGGAACCGCCGCGCAGCGGACTGTAGCACGATGGTGATTTCTGCGCGGCGGCGGGGTGCCCCTCTCCCCCCCGGCCCCCCTCTCCCACGAGGGGAGAGGGGGGAGAACACCTCGCGGGAGGACAGCCGGGTGCCTCGCGCGGGGACCCGTTGGCGCGCTGAGTTCCCCCTCCCACCGCGCAGCGGGGGGAGGGCCGGGGAGGGGGGCTCCCCACCGCCGCGCCGAAGCCGGCCGGAGCGCGCGGAGTCTGACCGACGCGCTGAGTTCTCGCTCTCCCCCAGCGTTTTTTGGGGGAGAGGGCCGGGGAGAGGGGGCTCTTCGCGGCCGCGCCAGAGCCAGGCGTTCGGGTGCAGATGAGCGCCTCCACCGACTTCCTGCCGCCGCGGCTGCTGGAGCGGCTGGGCGGGCTGGAGCTGATCGCGAAGACCGTGGTGCGCGGGTTCCAGGCGGGGATCCACCGCTCACCGCTCCGGGGGGCGGGGGAGGACTTCGCCAAGCACCGCGACTACCAGCAGGGCGACGACCTGCGCTACCTGGACTGGAAGCTCTACGCCCGCACCGACCGCCTCTACGTCCGCGAGTTCGAGGAGCGCTCGAACCTGCAGGCGTACGTGGTGATCGACTCGTCGGCGTCGATGGAGTTCGGCGGGGCGCAGGGGGTCTCCAAGCTGCGCTACGCCTGCTACCTGGCCGCGGCGCTCGGGCACCTGATGATCGGGGCGGGCGACGCGGTGGGGCTGGCGGCGTTCGGGGCGGAGCCGCGGCTGCTGCTGGCGCCTCGCGCGCGCCGGGGCCATCTCCACGACCTGCTGCTGAACCTGGAGCGGCTCCAGCCCGGCGGCGGCGGGAGCGCGGCCGACGTGCTGGACCGCCTGGGCGTGGCGATGCGGCGCGGCGGGCGCGTGGTGCTCGTCTCGGACCTGCTGGAGGACGACGACGGCGCCGCGCTGGTGACGGCGGCCGGGCGCCTGCGCGCGCGCGGCGACGAGGTGATCGTGATGCGCGTGCTCACCCCCGAGGAGTCGGGCGAGGCGGCGCCGGACGCGGGGCTCTTCTTCGACCCCGAGCACCCGGGGCGCCAGGTGCCGGCCGCGCCGCGCTTCGACGCGGGGTACGCGCGGCGGGTGGCGGCGTACTACGACTCGCTGGCGGACCGGCTGCGCGAGCGCGGCGTGGAGTACGTGCCGCTGACCACCGCGCAACCGGTGGAGGAGGCGCTGGTGGCCTGGGTCAACCGGAGGCGCGGGT from Longimicrobium sp. includes these protein-coding regions:
- a CDS encoding helix-turn-helix domain-containing protein, which produces MDAALTAPVPVSAARRPQQDRSRETEARILRALAELLRARPFERLSVADVAERAGVSVGGFYARFASKHDALLHLSYEGYVAETAAEAARVLAPGRWRGRGIAPVAEAYFRLVIGGARRHFAVIRELVQRSRADPGGAPGADAYDRFVEVVHEPFRRLLRARLAEVRHPDPELALRVGFSACHSAAREAVLFPHMRPVMGEIADERLAAELARMFCGYLGAPLPDDRG
- a CDS encoding response regulator, encoding MSTILLVEDHEDNRIVYRTVLEHFGYTVLEAHDGEEGVRRAREDRPDLVLMDISIPKLDGWEATRALKSDPATARIPVIALTAHALPEDRARATEAGCDGYLAKPVEPRRVVEEVRRVLDGGSNPAQ
- a CDS encoding helix-turn-helix transcriptional regulator encodes the protein MRRKAVELSAFFERLRQLLDDRGMSQADLAREVGVGVATVSEWFTRGRVPNGDVMLRLPHALAVNGHWLLTGEGPREMDRRRDGDPYLQGARDAMALLSRSLEEAGRRFATPPGGTPPDAPPGAPVVEIP
- the fmdA gene encoding formamidase: MPNTLISVDLRRPPEEQNPRPHNRWHPEIPAVAAVDPGTVFRVECLDLTGGQIVNSDSADDVRRIDLSQVHYLSGPVAVNGARPGDLLVVDILDMGPLRGAEWGYTAIFDKETGTGLLTDEFPDARKAIWDLNGVYASSRHIEGVRFAGLPHPGAIGCAPSAERLARWNRRELAMLSMHGGTFTSEAVVPRAEGALLGGLPAGEYARVAREAARTWSARENGGNVDVKELARGSRAYLPVYVPGAHLSVGDLQFSQGDGKITGLGGVKMAGWIDLHVDLVRGGMERYGIDNPVFEPGPVERGYGEYVTFQGISVDENDTQHYLDVWVAYRMACRHAIRHLQMFGYSGEQAYVLLAAAPVQGRISCMLEHPNVCCTLAIPTAMFGFEIGPGAAQVRSEPRGELARPS
- a CDS encoding MoxR family ATPase, whose amino-acid sequence is MRLLATAEKEIETLLGDAAQLRAQVQRRIVGQEAVLEEVLICLLAGGHALLVGVPGLAKTLMVRTLAEALELDFKRVQFTPDLMPGDITGTEVIEEDRTTGRRAARFIRGPVFTQVLLADEINRTPPKTQAALLEAMQEGRVTAGGEDLLLPRPFFVLATQNPIEQEGTYPLPEAQLDRFMFDIRLEYPSAEEEVEILRSTTGVIDAPVERVLDAERVLTLQRWVREVPVADNVFRYAASIARATRPGDPSATDDVRRWVRWGAGPRAGQALILGAKARALLAGRFHATPDDVRRVALPVLRHRVLVNFHAEAEGVATDQVVARLMDAVEPPRSGL
- a CDS encoding DUF58 domain-containing protein, which encodes MSASTDFLPPRLLERLGGLELIAKTVVRGFQAGIHRSPLRGAGEDFAKHRDYQQGDDLRYLDWKLYARTDRLYVREFEERSNLQAYVVIDSSASMEFGGAQGVSKLRYACYLAAALGHLMIGAGDAVGLAAFGAEPRLLLAPRARRGHLHDLLLNLERLQPGGGGSAADVLDRLGVAMRRGGRVVLVSDLLEDDDGAALVTAAGRLRARGDEVIVMRVLTPEESGEAAPDAGLFFDPEHPGRQVPAAPRFDAGYARRVAAYYDSLADRLRERGVEYVPLTTAQPVEEALVAWVNRRRG